Proteins encoded together in one Mus caroli chromosome 4, CAROLI_EIJ_v1.1, whole genome shotgun sequence window:
- the Abitram gene encoding protein Abitram, with amino-acid sequence MEELCCPEAKLAPPEVVIATEAPPPSLVDRYFTRWYKADVKGKPCEDHCILQHSNRICVITLAGSHPVLQSGKTIKSISYQISNNCSRLENKVSGKFKRGAQFLTELAPLCKIHCSDGEEYTISSCVRGRLMEVNENILHQPSLLQEKPSTEGYIAVVLPKFEESKSVTEGLLTQQQYEEVVVKRTNATATTP; translated from the exons ATGGAAGAGCTCTGCTGCCCCGAAGCCAAGCTGGCGCCACCAGAGGTAGTCATAGCTACCGAAGCCCCGCCACCCTCCCTTGTGGATCGATACTTCACTCGCTGGTATAAAGCGG ATGTTAAAGGAAAACCCTGTGAGGACCACTGTATACTCCAGCACTCCAACAG AATATGTGTCATCACACTGGCAGGATCTCATCCAGTTCTTCAAAGTGGCAAAACCATTAAAAGTATTTCCTATCAGATCAGTAACAATTGTAGCAGACTTGAGAACAAAGTATCTGGGAAATTTAAGCGG GGGGCACAGTTTCTAACAGAGCTTGCACCTCTGTGTAAGATACACTGCTCTGACGGAGAGGAATATACCATATCTAG ctgtgtTAGAGGTCGATTGATGGAAGTGAATGAAAACATTCTTCATCAGCCATCTCTTCTTCAAGAAAAG CCGTCCACTGAAGGCTACATTGCAGTTGTATTACCCAAATTTGAAGAAAGTAAAAGCGTAACAGAAGGGTTGCTGACACAGCAACAGTATGAAGAGGTTGTGGTAAAACGCACTAATGCCACAGCCACCACGCCCTGA